attaatatttccaCATTATCCCACTAGTCTAATATCTCAGACCAACCAATACACTAGTCTAATAGCTCAGATCGCATACACAAAGGTGTCTATTGCAAATTATAACTTAGACGTGGTTGATGAATTGATATGTAAGACAAAAGGTgaagaaaacacacataagCACATGGAATGCTTAATATTATAATCTGCATAGGTAGGGATAGACACAATTGCTTGCTAGAAATATCAATAAACCTGATTATTGCGATTGCTCATGATACCTATTTTAGTTTCTAAAATCTATTTACAAGTCAAATTTTTTTCGAAAACATTCTTTTCTTATGGTAGCCTATTTTAGTCACTTTACGAAATTTTTGCTATTGGATTAGCTATACAGGTCACATGTTTTTAGCAATTCACATGACATCACCAGAGACCAAGTCTGAATCTTATGGACCTCTCTAGAAATAAGTTATCATGTAACATATCTTCAAACTTCTCAAATATTGTTAGTGACCAATTTTCTGACGGGTCCTCTTCTGCAAACATTGTTCGAAAACTTGATTATTCTCGATGTTAGAAACAAAGAGCTTTCTGGAAGTACACATCACAAACAAGAAGATCATCAGTGTTATTGCTTACAACACATGGAATGAGTCCATAACACAGTGTCTTAGTAATTTATCATTTTGGGATAGAAGGCAGTGAGTGAGGAACTTGTATGGCCCTATCCCCATGGGCTCAATTCTCTAGCTGTTTTCAATGTGTCTAACACCAATCTATCTTGGCGCCATTCTTTAAGGAAAGCAACTGAACACCTTTGgtgagaagaagagatgaaacCACCTATTTTGATCCCCTTGGTGATACATATGACATGGTTCTGGCCAGAAACTTTgtgtttattatattatttttttggcacCAAGGTTGGTTGTTTCCCACCTTGTTGATGCTTTTGTCCGTAAGGATTTGCCGTTTTCTGGTTTGTAAGTCTTTCTAGTGTTCCTACATGTCTGAAGATATTAAATTGTTGTCTTGTTGGGGTATTTTTATGCCTCTAGTCCTGTTTTGTTACTGTCTCATTAAGCGAAAGGCTAAACTGTGTGATTTGTGTAACCACTTCACCATTTTCACAAGACTATCGCCAGAGGAGAGAATTGAAACTAAACATAACGTGACAAAAAGATAgaacacaataataagtaaatctTATTCTGATGCAATGTTACTTTCAACAGAACTCAGCATATAGTACTATTATATTAACCATTCATTAAGGACAGTGGATTAACCAACATACAAATATTATCTTGAAACATAATGTGAATTAACGACACAGCCCACCTGTGGCACATAAGAATTTAATCTGTAAGAAAGGACAATATGGTGGAAAGAATCCAATTCAAGTTTAGATAGAGAGATCAGCAAGATCGAATGTTCTCTCGACCGCTTTGCACCATGACTCCACTTTCTTCTTCCTGGTTTCTTCTTCCATGGTTGGTCTGAAAACTTTGGAGTTCTTTGACTTCTCTCCAGACTcaaatatgtcttcttctttccagAATCCAACAGCCAGACCAGCTGCATAGGCTGCCCCTAGTGCAGTTGTCTCTATGTCCACAGGCCTCACCACCGGAGTTCCCATCAAATCAGCCTACCAATGTTTCCAGACacacaaatttgaaaaacatgttCAAATCATAAACTACAATCAACATCATCAAAGATCATTATTAATTACCTGAATCTGCATGAGAAGGTTGTTGGCCGTGGCACCACCATCAACCCTCAGTAAAAACTCCCCTTGGCCGTTATCTAGAGATCCCTTCTCACCAGCGTCTTTGTTCATAGAGTCCAACACATCCTTCACTTGGAAACACATGCTCTCCAGCACAGCCCTCGCTATGTGAGACTTGTTAGTGAACCTCGTGATCCCTATGCATACACCGCGAGCGTCTTCTCTCCACCAAGGCGCAAACAAACCGTTGAACGCCGGAACAAAGTACACTCCCCCCGTCGATTCCACCATAGCCGCTAACTCTTCAATCTCGCTAGCGCTCTTGATAATCCCGAGGCTGTCTCTTAGCCACTGAACAGCAGCTCCCGCTATAGCAATGGAACCCTCGAGGGCATAGTTTGTCTTTGCTTGAGGCCCAAGCTTGTAAGACAGAGTGGTCAAAAGCCCATGTCCTGACTTGATGGGGACTTCTCCTGTGTTGAGAAGAATGAAAGCGCCAGTGCCGTAAGTGCTCTTGGCCTCACCTTTCTTGCAAGCTTGTCCCAGCATCGCCGCGTGCTGGTCGCCGAGACATCCGGCGATCTTGATTCCAGGAATGGGCCAGCCTTTGCAGATTTCTCCAATGACCTCCGAGTTACTCACGATCTTCGGCAAGATCTCAGCGGGGATGCCAAGGGTCTTGATGGTTTCCTCGTCCCAGCTCAAGGTCTTGAGGTTCATGAGCATGGTGCGAGAAGCGTTGGTGACGTCGGTGACGTGGAGCCCGCCGTTGATACCACCGGTCATGTTCCAGATAAGCCACGTGTCGATTGTGCCAAAGATGGCATCTCCTTTCTTGATAGCGTCCTTGACCGCATCCACATTCTCCATCAGCCAGAGAAGCTTCATGGCAGAGAAGTAAGTGCTTATAGGCAAGCCGCAAGTCTCCACAAAATGGGATCTTCCACCAGAGAGTTCCTTCTCTAGTCTCCTGTCAAGATCATCAACAAAATGTCTCGTTAGAAAACAGAACAAACCGTAAATAGTGATTATTATGTAAATGTACCTGCAGATGGAACTCGTGCGAGCATCCATCCAGACAATAGCTTTGTGGAGAGGAAGGCCAGTGGATTTGCTCCAGACAATGGTGGTCTCTCTCTGATCCGTAAGTCCAATGGCCTTCAAGCCACCGTCGACGTTGTGACCATCAGCTGTGGCTTTGTCAAGAGCCTTGGCGATGCACACTTTCACACTTTCCAATATCTCCATTGGATCATGTTCCACCCATCTTCATTCACAAACATAATATCCAATGTCAAAAAAACTCAAGAGACGTGACCAGTACTGGACGTGacaatatatgaattaaatCCACTAAACAGAGATCACAGATACGAAACCTATTCGCCATTGAATTTtggaaatgaaaatatattacagGTCGTTAAGAAATCTCAAAATTTGTAATTATGAAAAACGCAAAATATACTTTCGGACAAGATCGGCTAGtagtatatacaataataagacAATATCGGGATCATCGACCATAAAAAGTCAACAAGAAGTGTGAGAGAGATTACCCAGCTTCGGGATAGAACTGAGTAAACTCAACTTGATGAGAGGCAACGGCACGAGCATCATGGTCGTAGATGATGAATCTGGTGCTTGTTGTTCCCTGATCTATTGATCCAATAAAACCTTTCTCCCCTGCCATCTTCGTTTGTGTTCTTTAGCTTCTTGAATcaatgtttttttctctctctctctagaagaAGATTGAATAAAGAAATAATTAAGTAGATTGAGGATTTATAGAAAAGATGAATCAGAGTCAGAGATCTTGTTGGAGAGTTCACCTTTTTTATCCGTTTACGCATTTAAGTTCTGCCAGAggatgacgatgatgattgtatttaatttattattattgatattcGTTTCTATTGGTTGATAGGCGGTCAATATTATTATCAGAGTTCACGGTACCCAATTTCAGCTCTTTCTGCCACGTCTTCCCTATCATTGGAACGTCTTGAAACCGTCCCTATCGTTGACTTTGACAAACTCTTATGTCTGTTTGGACTTGATGTAacgaactaaaaaaaaagatttaacaaAACTGATCCAAAACTAAAGAACCAAATCAGCAGCTATGTTTCAACGAGGAGCTTGGTCTGGTTTTTGAAAGGAAGAACATCTTTCTTGGTTTGTTTGATGACCACGGTTTTGTTCTTCATCTGGCCCTTCCTGCATTAACACAAAGCTTCCAAGACAATGTCATATGCACTAATATCAAGAGCATTCAAAGGATCACAAAATTCATccttattcaaaatattttcagaaTCCTTTTTAAACTGAGaaattaattcaaaattatttggATTCTCTGGTTGTAAAATGTTTAATTGCAAACAAGACTCATCAAGAATTGATTCAGATTGAGAAGAAAATAAGTTCTTATGTTCACAAGATGTTAAACCTGCCGTTGGCTCATGTGTGTAGTCATCGAAAAGTGGCAATGGGTCTGAAAATTCTTCTTTTTCTGGCTCGGTTTCAACTCTGTcattctccaaagtcaccaacggtTTCTGGTTTTGGCACTTGTTAGCATAATGACCAATCCTATGAcatttgaagcacctggtagaatgagctttgcttgtggttttcacagctttgtttttatcaaaagacaacacattagttttcaaatcggaatttgaaagagaagaaaacttacattgttgttttggtgcagaagaagtgttggtgtttcccttctttttgagttgcTGAATAGCAAAAATTTTCTTATGCAATATCTTCTCCAAACTGGCATAAGTCTGAAGCTCGTTCCGATCAAGCACATCACAAttgcttctcttggctttggtgaaTGGACGATCACCATTTTTGACCCTCTTCTCATCTTCATCGAACATGTTTTGCCTcttcctttggtttctttgtttctgcGCAAAATCAAATCCATTAGAAGCAAACTGTTTCTTATCTCTAAAAATCAATTGCTTTTTTCAGACACGGTTTTAAAAGGATAGAAAACATCTTGTTGTGGTTTTGAAGCCTGATTTACTTTCCTTAGAAGTCCAAACATCCTCAAAACTCTTAACAAACGAGTTAGCAAAtaaaatcctcacactctcaaagtgtttagctcacgatttttaggtgatcactcagagttcttttcactggttcaaaggatgataggcagtcaaaattcagcaatcaaaacccaaaacaactTTTAAGagtaaagagagaaagaaagatgaagagatttttttttgtatggatCCGCCTTAATTGTCCTAAGGCTGAGTTTCTCTTCAACCAGCATGGTTTCTATTCCACCACTccccctggatttctcttcagaagtgattcaagccaaaactttactctctttttttaacTCAGATCAAGCATCGACCGGTTCGGATCATGGACACGGTCCAAGGAGTTATTTCCCGACCAACTCAACAAGTTAAGACTAATGGTCAAGCTAGAATCCACTTTGGACGAGCTGGACTAAGTGTCACTTACttggatgagctgagtgagctacatgacactagcttggagctgaatgagcttagtgacactgaagatggagctggtttagTTTCTGGGCGAAATGGACATTTTTTAGCACAcggaaaaattcataacaaattcaatttggaTTTGTTTTACTCCAAATTCGACCAGGCCTTTGGTGATGGTCTTCTGCCCATTTGCATCAAAAAATATCAACAAAAGGAGTCAAAGTCGTGGTCATATCAAGGGGAATTCAACAACACACTTATTTCTAGTCAAAAGTCTTagtctttgtttatgttttctaagTTTCTAGTTTTCTACAAAACTCTTAAGTCTTTCTTTGACTCATtgtactataaatatgtaaactcttcCATGAATAAAAGCAGTCtatgtttttgagtttattttcgtttcttctctgagtgagagagagagttctttagctagttcattggtgtgaaccggcttgttgatttggtggtcagccaattcatctttgtgtgttgtttgatggttagccaacacattcattctttcttgGGTGGTTAGTCTTAGATTGTGGGTATATCAAGaaccattccgcatctcttgacgatcctttcaatccatctcagttccagaagtgtcattgccttctcggatcatatccaacacccagctaaagtgatccttctATCCTAGGGTTCTTCAAGTGGTATTagagccactttggctggtttgttttcatttcatcttttcttcttctcatctcttcacaaatttcttttattatttcttgTTAGATCCGGGCTGTAcctttactcccttgtgattgcctttaaaaaaaagataaaaaagagtaaagttttggcttgaatcacttctgaagagaaatccagggggagtggtggaagagaaaccctgctggctgaagagaaactCAGCCTTAGGACATTTAAGGCAGatccatacaaaaaaaaatctcttcatctttctttctctctttaccCTTAAAagttgttttgagttttgattgcTAAATTTTGACTGTctatcatcctttgaaccagtgaAAAGAACTCTGAGTGATCACCTAAAAATCGTGAGTTAAACACATTGAGAGTGTGAAGATTTTATTTGCTAACTCGTTTGTTAAGAGTTTTGAGGATGTTTGGACTTCTAAGGAAAGTAAATCAGGCTTCAAAACCACAACAAGATGTTTTCTACCCTTTTAAAATCGTGTTTGAAAAAAGCAATTGATTTTTAGAGATAAGAAACAGTTTGCTTCTAATGGATTTGATTTTGCgcagaaacaaagaaaccaaaggaagAGGCAAAACATGTTCGATGAAGATGAGAAGAGGGTCAGAAATGGTGATCGTCCAttcaccaaagccaagagaagcaactGTGATGTGCTTGATCGGAACGAGCTTCAGACTTATGCCAGTTTGgagaagatgttgcataaggAAATTTTTGCTATTCAgcaactcaaaaagaagggaaacaccaacacttcttctgcaccaaaacaaaaatgtaagttttcttctctttcaaattctgatttgaaaactaatgtgttgtcttttgataaaagcaaagctgtgaaaaccacaagcaaagctcattctaccaggtgcttcaaatgccataggATCGGTCATTATGCTAACAAGTGTCAAAACCAGAAaccgttggtgactttggagaatgACCGAGTTGAAACCGAGCCAGAAAAGGAAGAATTTTCAGACCCATTGCCAATTTTTGATGACTACACACATGAGCCAATGGCAGGTTTAAAATCTTGTGAACATAAGAACTTATTTTCTTCTCAATCTGAATCAATTCTTGATGAGTCTTTTTTGCAATTAAACATTTTACAACCAAAGAATCCAAGTAGTTTTGAATTAATTTCTCAGTTTGAAAAGGATTCTGAAAACGTTTTGAACAAGGATGAATTTTGTGGTCCTTTGAATGCTCTTGATATTGGTGCATGACCTTGGTCTTGGAAGCTTTGTGTCAATGCAGGAAAGGCCAGATGAAGAACAAAACCGTGGTCATCAAGCAAACCAAGAAAGATCTTCTTCCATTCAAAAACCAGACCAAGCTCCTCGTTGAGACATAGCTGCTGATTTGGGTCGCATCAACTTGCATTAGCAATGCTCTCTGCTTCCTCCATCGGATCATTCAGCTCGGCAAGTACATGCAGGATCCTCTGTTTAGCTTCTTGCAACAAATGTTTCAGATCAAGCAGTGTGGTCTCGCTCTAGTTCTTGTTTATAAACGTTGTAGCTATCCCAGTTTTCCCGCACCTGCCCGTTCTTCCTATCCTATGCACATAGTTCTCAATCTCCGCAGGCATGGCGTAGTTGATCACATGTTTTACATCAGGGAAATCTAGACCCTTTGAAGCAACGTCGGTCGCCACCAAGACGTCTTTTCCCCAGCTTTGAAGGAAGAAATGGCGTATTTTCTGTCCTCCTGGTCTTTCCCTCCGTGGATAGCCACCGCTTCCACTCCTTTCAGTAACAAGTACTCGTGAACATCGTCAACATCAGCTTTGTTCTCGCAGAAAATCAAAACCGGCAGAGAGGTTTTCTGAAGGCACTCGAAGAGGTAAACAATCTTTGCTTCTTGTTTGACATACTCAACCTCCAGGATGACGTCGAGATTCACAGCTCCGGCTCTTCCCACGTTGACCATCACGGGCTTCACCAGAGCGCTTCTGGCGAAGACTTGGATTTTGGCGGGCATTGTGGCGGAGAAGAGAAGCGTTTGACGCTGAGACTTGAAATGGTCAAAGACTTCTCTAATGTCATCTTCGAAACCCAAATCAACCAACCTATCTGCCTCGTTTAGCGTCAGATACCTACAAGCATCCAAGTTCATCTTTTTCTTGGCGAACAGATCCTTCAACTTCCTGGGGGTTGCAGCAACGATGTGAACACCTCTCTTCACAACATCCAACTGGGATCTCATATCCACACCTCCGATGCAAAGCAACGACCTCAAAGGCGGGTAACCAGCCTCGACTAAGGCCCCACAAACTGTTCAACAACTTCATAAGTCTGCCTAGCAAGCTCTCTAGAAGGGCAGATAATAAGCCTAATGGGCCCTTCTTCCGGGCTGATACGCctcctcttctccttctcccgGAGAGCGATCCTGATCATCGGAAGCACAAAAACCAACGTTTTCCCGAACCGGTGGAAGCAATCTCAATCATATCTCTCCCTGACAAAGCCACGGGAAGACCCTGGACCTATATATAGGAGTCGACTGCACTATCCCTTTCTCCTTGAGCATGTCCAAAACAGGTCTATCAAACATCATATCCTCGAAGTTCTTGATCGGAGGAGGAACCTCCTCGCCGCTAACTGTGACATACCATTGCTTCCTAATAGAATCCATCTGCTTTCTAGACATGGTCCTAACGTACGAAAGAGGTTCCCAACCTGTTGTCATAGGCTCTATGTAAGTGATGCCTTTGGCTAGTTCGCGAACTGACATGAGCGTCTTCTTATCGGATAAGCGATCCAGCATCTCCTTCTCTTGTAAAATGATATGCTCTGTGGCGGTGACTTCGGGTGCGTCGCGTTTGAGCTGAGTTGCTTGGACGAGCAAGCTAGGTTTGGATGATTCAGTGACCTTCTCCTTCTCAAAGGCTGACACCTTTCCCTTCCGTTGAAGTATCTTCTGCTTTTGCATCGCTCTAAGCTTGGCTACTGGAACATACTCCACGTAATCATCGTCTAATTCCATCATTCCAAATTTTGAGAATATATCAAGAGTTCAACTAAAGAGATTGAGAATTTGTTTAGGAATTGCTTCTTGTAAGATTAACTTAATCGAATCCTTAACAAGGCAAAAGAAAAAACtctgttttatataataatcaaAAGTGAATAACAAGAAGCATGATGTGTATAGCTTATATAGAACTTCCCACGACACAAACCTTCTTAGAAAATAACTATAATTTCCTAAATAGAGATAAACATATGAAAAGTCAAAATCTAACAGATAAAAGGAAAACACGAACCAAAAAGAACATAGGAAAATAGCTAAGTTGCCGCCAAAAGAGCAGACTAGCAATGGGCCTAACACTTTTGTGTCTACATGGATGACTATATGGTTCATTAACATTCTACACCTGAAAACCTGATTTCAAACCTAAAAAAATGTGATTTATTAACAATAATActgattaatgaaaacaattACAAGAAAGTTTTGAGAGTATGGTACAAATGATTTCGACAGATATGAATCCTTataaaatacctaaaatttGTTATCATATATGTAGTTtccttttttcaaaatttgtaaagaATAAATTAGTATTAGAAGACCCATAAGCCTACATCAAAAACTTCTCTGGTTTAACTTTTTCCTTCTAGTTTTTCTGTGAAATGATATGGGATTTAGTACCAAATTAGAAAACCTTAATATTGGAGATTCATCCAAACTTTAAAAGCCATAAGAAGCAAGCAACAGCGAATTATTTCActattcaaaaacaaaagtgcCAACGAATCAACCAATTAGGAAACTGTTTCACCCTGCTATAGATATATGTTACATTAATACATTCACCGGAGCAGGTACTGTTTCATATCATCGCTGAGGCTGATCGGATGCGGAAGGTGTAGACGCCAAAGCGCTGGATGAGCCGTTCTCAGGTGGTGGAGCCACTCCCCATTTACCTTCTGACTCAAGTGGCTCGAATATATGGACCCCACCGTCTGAGAGACCCACAGCAAACATATTGGATTCTTGCGGATGAGCCGCAATCACCAGCGGATGGACGTTCGAATTGCTGCAGACACATAATGGAGACTCAAGATTTACTctgtttttcttaataaaatatcaagATTGCTCtgttttcattcattcattcacaGTTGTACTCACCTGAGAGAAGCAGGCAGATACGCAGAGGGATTGACTCTGGAACGCAATCGAAGGTTTGCAGAGGTGAATACACATATTGTAGCATCCATGAAACTTGCGTATATCAATTGGCTATCACATGAGAACGTGGCATGAGTGATTGGAGCTGATGATTCACGCACAGGCCACTGAGATCACAAAGTTGAAACAATCGGAAGGGTTTCAGATGCAAATAGATCTtggagagacagagagaagaaGTGGTAGTTACACAAACCTGTTTCATGCATTCAAGCTTGGTTGTTTCGTATATAGCGAGCTGAGTTTCATGGACCACGAGGAAGTGCACTTGATCTTGATGAAACTGAACACGCGTGTCTGAAAGAGCACCCGTTGATCTTCCC
This Brassica napus cultivar Da-Ae chromosome C6, Da-Ae, whole genome shotgun sequence DNA region includes the following protein-coding sequences:
- the LOC106376655 gene encoding glycerol kinase: MAGEKGFIGSIDQGTTSTRFIIYDHDARAVASHQVEFTQFYPEAGWVEHDPMEILESVKVCIAKALDKATADGHNVDGGLKAIGLTDQRETTIVWSKSTGLPLHKAIVWMDARTSSICRRLEKELSGGRSHFVETCGLPISTYFSAMKLLWLMENVDAVKDAIKKGDAIFGTIDTWLIWNMTGGINGGLHVTDVTNASRTMLMNLKTLSWDEETIKTLGIPAEILPKIVSNSEVIGEICKGWPIPGIKIAGCLGDQHAAMLGQACKKGEAKSTYGTGAFILLNTGEVPIKSGHGLLTTLSYKLGPQAKTNYALEGSIAIAGAAVQWLRDSLGIIKSASEIEELAAMVESTGGVYFVPAFNGLFAPWWREDARGVCIGITRFTNKSHIARAVLESMCFQVKDVLDSMNKDAGEKGSLDNGQGEFLLRVDGGATANNLLMQIQADLMGTPVVRPVDIETTALGAAYAAGLAVGFWKEEDIFESGEKSKNSKVFRPTMEEETRKKKVESWCKAVERTFDLADLSI